In the genome of Leucobacter luti, one region contains:
- a CDS encoding LLM class flavin-dependent oxidoreductase → MTTLPPLSILDLATVEADGSIADALAHSVALAQLAEQQGYTRIWYAEHHNMSSIASSATAVLIAHVAAHTRAIGLGSGGVMLPNHSPLVIAEQFGMLAELHPGRIHLGLGRAPGTDGATFRALRRTHEAAERFPSDVLELQQYLSDELPRTAVNAYPGRGTKVPLTILGSSLFGAQLAAQLGLPYSFASHFAPQLLTTAVQHYRANYTPSAAHPAPYVSAGVNVVAAATDEEAERLFARTELDRVRRFLSRGRAQDLTADEAASLMDTPAGLEIRGMLTHTAIGGPERVREELAAFAQHADVDELVTVHAAPTRAEQLESVRLTTTVV, encoded by the coding sequence ATGACAACGCTGCCCCCACTCTCAATCCTTGATCTCGCAACTGTGGAAGCCGACGGCAGCATCGCCGATGCCCTCGCGCACTCGGTCGCACTGGCGCAGCTCGCGGAGCAACAGGGCTATACGCGCATCTGGTACGCGGAGCACCACAACATGTCCTCGATCGCGTCGAGCGCAACTGCGGTACTGATCGCCCACGTCGCCGCGCACACGCGAGCCATCGGGCTGGGTTCTGGCGGAGTCATGCTCCCGAATCACTCCCCGCTCGTTATCGCGGAGCAGTTTGGCATGCTCGCAGAGCTGCACCCCGGCAGGATTCACCTCGGGCTGGGCCGCGCGCCGGGCACCGACGGCGCGACGTTCCGGGCGCTGCGCCGCACCCACGAGGCTGCGGAGCGTTTTCCCTCCGACGTGCTCGAACTCCAGCAGTACCTCTCAGACGAACTGCCGCGCACCGCCGTCAACGCGTATCCCGGCCGCGGTACGAAGGTGCCGCTCACAATCCTCGGGTCGTCCCTCTTCGGCGCACAACTCGCTGCGCAGCTCGGGCTCCCCTACTCGTTCGCGTCTCACTTCGCACCGCAATTGCTCACCACGGCGGTGCAGCACTACCGCGCAAACTACACGCCGAGCGCCGCGCACCCGGCTCCCTATGTCAGTGCCGGCGTGAACGTCGTTGCGGCGGCCACCGACGAGGAAGCCGAGCGGCTCTTCGCGCGTACCGAGCTCGACCGGGTACGCCGCTTTCTCTCCCGCGGGCGAGCGCAGGATCTCACCGCGGACGAGGCCGCATCGCTCATGGACACCCCGGCCGGCCTTGAGATTCGAGGCATGCTCACGCACACGGCAATCGGTGGGCCCGAGCGCGTGCGTGAGGAGCTGGCGGCGTTCGCGCAGCATGCAGATGTTGACGAACTCGTGACCGTACACGCCGCCCCCACGCGGGCGGAGCAGCTCGAGTCAGTGCGACTCACCACGACCGTGGTCTAG
- a CDS encoding InlB B-repeat-containing protein has translation MTKPDGERIVQRPDATLVWAVGAVGLSRATQPEPTTAPHGKIFAGWNTSEVGNGVYPAGATTFPAGNLRLYAQWTDDTLHVEDGSVTVEGLRVEGNASGVYESAAATVTYVYEAQDQGGVTPQPPVVHPPGAGTLPPSGGLANTGLGARWPLAVVGDVGDRI, from the coding sequence TTGACGAAACCTGATGGAGAGCGCATCGTGCAGCGCCCGGATGCCACGTTGGTCTGGGCCGTTGGTGCTGTCGGCTTGAGCCGGGCGACCCAGCCTGAACCGACGACTGCACCCCATGGCAAGATTTTTGCCGGCTGGAACACGTCTGAAGTTGGGAACGGCGTCTACCCTGCCGGTGCGACTACCTTCCCGGCAGGCAACCTCAGACTGTATGCGCAATGGACGGATGACACTCTGCACGTGGAAGATGGCTCGGTGACGGTTGAGGGCCTCCGAGTCGAGGGCAACGCGAGCGGCGTATACGAGAGTGCCGCGGCGACAGTCACCTATGTTTACGAGGCGCAGGACCAGGGGGGGGTGACGCCCCAACCGCCCGTGGTGCATCCGCCGGGTGCTGGGACACTCCCACCGAGTGGCGGGCTCGCCAACACGGGGCTCGGAGCGAGATGGCCACTCGCAGTTGTCGGGGACGTGGGCGACCGGATTTGA
- a CDS encoding helix-turn-helix transcriptional regulator — protein sequence MLRKVLYQPRPHTVQVLRRYLLAGYDVELLSPRGNGGTSFLREFLTEIREHGHAVLLLPEVGEERPLPSALLAALSEHGRAVPTSAMSSPAELASHMERAYGGRPLTLLVDGPQALPPMLRAAVAHYRLVAPVQIALLTDRETPAAVRAPQAVSVHLPMLTLEELGAVLNGACGAPLDAQSVSRVYAKSAGLVKLALAISEVGIIEGQLKMIDGNWVAVQDLWSNRLLPIVRSYAQLEEPADVDALELLSVAGLVSATEALTLVGEAQLERLERSRVVSIEPSGTRHWVTVTPPILGEMYRHSRSPMRLARVAGRIEEVTSRRLEAQDPPQRQIRVSPVNPLLLRRVAAQRAATMHEAKSGWGEQPSGSTGVRYVQTMIDQYAPAQETLRVISAALDTEPAREDRAWLRIWQARVHAHQLGDLQRALAILDGETELAQYQGLIVAARIRLCSDLDVIPLDAEKQLADLNGLPLSVQAEMRRVLVGVHYVRGHLSLAEATLTEALGEGSAGPQDRLRVYEALIALEQGRYERAMRLATLGFERAKDELDGMMMRSFVYVLSLLIVVRGQGVSIAKYTELVAALGDVPVFPQGAYLGIRVCGILSVTASADELRGLVRALDRVDLPSSTLPGTSREWAEAKLAAADGEPGSAAQRCWDDALDLRRRGGYLAAAQAAVHSLQYRFDEVRAHLVTEWLSELESEQLSATLAFLRARAHGNATELQEVIPRLASTGQVGHAMQAYRDLRLLPSVRGNRELADQIAADWEKFSATLENSGLDLLQVVASEAKLTRREEEVARLIAAGLTNRQIQEALVLSIRTVENHVHRLMRKLRVSTRQEVADSVNSWLGHDSRELT from the coding sequence GTGTTGCGTAAGGTGCTCTATCAGCCACGCCCACACACGGTGCAAGTGCTGCGCCGCTATCTGCTCGCTGGCTACGACGTGGAGCTCCTATCTCCGCGTGGAAACGGGGGGACGAGCTTTCTTCGAGAGTTCCTGACTGAGATTCGAGAGCACGGGCATGCAGTGCTGTTGTTGCCTGAGGTTGGCGAAGAACGGCCGCTGCCGAGCGCTCTGTTAGCCGCGCTCTCGGAACACGGTCGCGCGGTGCCCACCTCCGCGATGAGCTCGCCAGCGGAACTCGCCTCGCACATGGAGCGGGCATACGGCGGGCGTCCGCTCACGCTCCTGGTCGATGGGCCACAGGCCCTGCCACCGATGCTGCGGGCGGCGGTAGCGCACTATCGTCTCGTCGCTCCCGTGCAGATCGCGCTCCTCACGGATCGGGAAACCCCTGCCGCTGTGCGCGCACCGCAGGCGGTGTCTGTTCATCTGCCGATGCTCACGCTGGAGGAACTGGGTGCGGTGCTCAATGGTGCGTGTGGCGCTCCGCTGGACGCTCAATCGGTGAGTCGCGTCTACGCGAAGTCTGCTGGGCTGGTGAAGCTCGCACTGGCCATCAGCGAAGTCGGGATCATTGAGGGCCAGCTGAAGATGATTGACGGCAACTGGGTCGCGGTGCAAGATCTCTGGAGTAATCGACTCCTTCCCATAGTGCGTAGTTATGCACAACTGGAGGAGCCGGCAGACGTCGATGCGCTCGAACTACTGAGCGTGGCGGGGTTGGTCTCAGCGACCGAAGCTCTGACGCTTGTGGGTGAGGCGCAACTCGAGCGCCTGGAGCGCTCCCGGGTGGTGTCTATTGAACCGTCCGGGACACGCCACTGGGTCACGGTGACGCCGCCGATCCTTGGCGAGATGTACCGGCATAGCCGGTCGCCGATGCGTCTTGCGCGCGTAGCCGGACGAATTGAAGAGGTGACGTCACGCAGGCTGGAGGCGCAGGATCCGCCGCAGCGGCAGATACGTGTCTCGCCCGTGAACCCGCTCCTGTTGCGGCGGGTTGCTGCGCAGCGGGCAGCAACTATGCACGAGGCCAAGAGCGGGTGGGGAGAACAGCCCTCTGGTAGCACGGGGGTGCGGTATGTGCAGACGATGATCGACCAGTATGCGCCAGCGCAGGAGACGCTACGGGTGATCTCAGCAGCTCTTGATACCGAGCCCGCACGGGAAGACCGCGCCTGGCTGCGCATCTGGCAAGCACGGGTGCACGCGCATCAGCTGGGGGATCTGCAGCGCGCGCTCGCGATCCTCGACGGGGAGACCGAACTGGCGCAGTACCAGGGTCTCATCGTTGCGGCGCGGATCCGGCTCTGCAGCGACCTCGACGTCATCCCTCTGGACGCTGAGAAGCAACTCGCGGATCTCAACGGACTCCCGCTCTCCGTGCAGGCGGAAATGCGCCGAGTGCTCGTGGGCGTGCACTACGTACGTGGCCACCTCTCCCTCGCTGAGGCAACTCTCACGGAGGCGCTGGGAGAGGGCAGCGCAGGGCCGCAGGATCGGCTGCGCGTGTATGAAGCCCTCATTGCTCTCGAGCAAGGTCGATACGAGCGGGCCATGCGGCTCGCCACGCTGGGTTTCGAGCGCGCGAAAGATGAACTCGACGGAATGATGATGCGCTCGTTCGTCTACGTACTGAGTCTGCTCATCGTGGTACGCGGTCAAGGCGTGAGTATTGCAAAATACACCGAGCTTGTTGCCGCGCTGGGAGACGTCCCTGTTTTCCCGCAGGGAGCCTATCTCGGGATCCGGGTCTGCGGGATACTGAGCGTCACCGCCTCAGCTGATGAACTGCGCGGGCTGGTGCGCGCACTCGACCGCGTGGATCTGCCCAGCTCGACGCTTCCCGGTACCTCCCGAGAGTGGGCCGAGGCGAAGCTGGCGGCAGCCGACGGCGAACCGGGATCTGCTGCCCAGCGGTGCTGGGACGATGCGCTGGACCTGCGCAGACGCGGCGGGTACCTTGCCGCAGCGCAGGCTGCGGTGCACTCGCTTCAGTATCGCTTCGACGAAGTACGGGCGCACCTCGTCACTGAATGGCTCTCAGAGCTCGAGAGTGAGCAGCTCTCAGCCACCCTCGCGTTTCTGCGAGCCCGAGCGCACGGAAACGCCACTGAGCTCCAGGAAGTGATCCCGCGCCTGGCATCGACGGGACAGGTGGGGCACGCGATGCAGGCCTACCGCGATCTCCGCCTGCTGCCCAGTGTGCGCGGGAATCGGGAGCTCGCAGACCAGATCGCCGCTGATTGGGAGAAATTCAGTGCGACGCTGGAAAACAGTGGCCTCGACCTCCTCCAAGTGGTCGCTTCTGAGGCCAAACTCACGCGTCGAGAAGAAGAGGTCGCTCGGCTCATCGCCGCGGGGCTCACGAACCGGCAAATCCAAGAGGCGCTGGTACTCAGTATCCGCACAGTCGAGAATCACGTGCACCGGCTCATGCGAAAACTCCGGGTGTCGACGAGACAGGAAGTTGCCGACTCAGTGAACAGCTGGCTGGGCCACGATTCCCGCGAGCTTACCTAA